The following proteins come from a genomic window of Nostoc sp. TCL26-01:
- a CDS encoding ComEA family DNA-binding protein yields the protein MTNWLPWNSRLQKLRAKLLNDPYYRLQSGEEMQMAAQLGICIDANQATVDDWLRLPGLSIHQARSLVELSRSGLKFYCIEDVAAALGLPAPRLEPLKPLLNFSYYDQESLVHSSDLINPNTSSVEQLTQIPFIDASLAQAVVQNRLSLGNYRNLADFQRRLQLSGEAIAQLMYFLRF from the coding sequence ATGACTAACTGGCTACCTTGGAATTCTCGGTTACAAAAATTGCGTGCCAAGTTGCTGAATGACCCCTATTATCGATTACAGTCTGGGGAAGAGATGCAGATGGCGGCGCAATTGGGGATTTGTATTGATGCTAATCAAGCAACGGTGGATGATTGGTTACGTTTACCGGGGTTGTCAATTCATCAGGCGCGATCGCTAGTAGAACTTTCCCGTTCTGGGTTAAAATTTTATTGTATAGAAGATGTGGCTGCGGCTCTGGGTTTACCCGCACCACGATTAGAACCATTAAAACCTTTACTGAATTTTAGCTACTACGATCAAGAATCTCTAGTTCATTCGTCAGACTTAATTAATCCCAACACATCATCCGTTGAACAGTTAACCCAAATACCATTTATAGATGCGTCTCTTGCTCAAGCTGTAGTGCAAAATCGCTTGTCACTGGGAAACTACCGTAACCTAGCTGATTTCCAGCGAAGATTACAGCTTTCAGGGGAAGCGATCGCACAGTTGATGTATTTTCTGCGATTTTAA
- a CDS encoding SHOCT domain-containing protein, which produces MLTKRKSRSIAAVLAFAGTVSISGWHKFYLGQPLWGMLYFALSWTPIPKVASAIEAVWYLAQDEEAFDRNFNMGKSPIKQSPYIVNQVGAIADALRELDTLRQDGLISEYEFEQKRRQLLDQIS; this is translated from the coding sequence ATGTTAACTAAGCGTAAAAGTCGGAGTATTGCGGCGGTTTTAGCTTTCGCCGGAACGGTGAGTATTTCTGGATGGCACAAGTTCTATTTAGGACAGCCACTTTGGGGTATGTTATATTTTGCACTCTCTTGGACACCTATTCCCAAAGTAGCTAGTGCAATAGAGGCAGTTTGGTACTTAGCTCAAGACGAAGAAGCATTTGATCGCAATTTTAATATGGGTAAGTCACCAATCAAACAATCCCCGTATATAGTTAACCAAGTAGGAGCGATCGCTGATGCTCTACGTGAACTAGATACACTACGCCAAGATGGCTTAATTTCCGAATATGAATTTGAACAAAAGCGCCGTCAATTGCTAGATCAAATTTCTTAA
- a CDS encoding DUF1825 family protein, whose product MGFFDSEIVQQEAKQLFEDYQALIKLGNSYGKFDREGKKLFIEQMEAMMDRYRIFMKRFELSEDFMAQMTVEQLKTQLNQFGITPQQMFEQMNMTLQRMKNELEKQT is encoded by the coding sequence ATGGGATTCTTTGACTCTGAGATAGTTCAGCAAGAAGCGAAGCAGTTGTTTGAAGATTATCAAGCACTGATTAAACTAGGCAACAGCTACGGCAAATTTGACCGTGAAGGCAAAAAGCTATTCATCGAGCAGATGGAAGCAATGATGGATCGTTATCGTATCTTTATGAAACGGTTCGAGCTTTCCGAAGATTTTATGGCACAAATGACCGTAGAGCAATTAAAAACTCAATTAAACCAGTTTGGCATCACTCCCCAACAGATGTTTGAGCAAATGAATATGACTCTACAAAGAATGAAAAATGAGCTAGAGAAGCAGACTTAA
- a CDS encoding J domain-containing protein has protein sequence MSQTFLHTEWLNKLSDPFAVLGVAVTADERRILNRYHVLAKLLHPDRYTHSNNLDKTLATAIFTRLINPAHEQLKHKSERNHLVATLRSEAIAQKKQAMFVEGSVARKLVSMSAREAELYYEEAIASYAEAQYKSFSRSYHITQQIITLNLVYLCIQKPESMILQVNTPAKLKTPPQSVEIESTPHQKTSVQPALINYAQRHYQRAIQYAKQGNWALAVPELRDAIKLEPNNSDYYALLGFVHLRQNFLGMAKVYTRHALKLNPKQPLALKYSAEMKINLNENTHPKSIAKAVGIAAMLSKFVSAIELNASQVLKSR, from the coding sequence ATGTCACAGACTTTCCTCCACACAGAATGGCTGAACAAATTATCTGATCCCTTTGCTGTGCTAGGAGTTGCGGTGACAGCAGATGAACGCCGCATTCTGAACCGTTATCATGTTTTAGCCAAGCTACTCCATCCTGATCGCTATACCCATAGCAATAATTTAGACAAAACATTAGCGACTGCCATATTTACTCGCTTAATCAACCCTGCTCATGAGCAATTGAAGCACAAATCAGAGCGTAATCATCTAGTCGCCACACTGCGTTCAGAAGCGATCGCTCAAAAAAAACAGGCTATGTTTGTCGAAGGTTCTGTAGCTAGAAAACTTGTCTCAATGTCTGCACGAGAGGCAGAATTATATTATGAAGAAGCGATCGCCTCTTATGCAGAAGCTCAATACAAATCTTTTTCAAGAAGTTATCACATAACTCAACAAATCATTACACTCAACTTGGTTTATTTGTGCATACAGAAACCAGAATCAATGATTCTGCAAGTCAACACACCTGCAAAACTCAAAACGCCACCTCAGTCAGTAGAAATAGAATCAACACCACATCAGAAAACTAGTGTCCAACCAGCCTTAATTAACTACGCTCAACGTCACTACCAGCGTGCCATTCAATACGCTAAACAAGGTAACTGGGCTTTGGCCGTGCCAGAACTTAGGGATGCGATTAAGCTAGAACCAAATAATAGTGATTACTATGCCTTGTTAGGGTTTGTCCATTTGCGACAGAATTTTCTAGGCATGGCAAAAGTTTATACACGCCACGCATTGAAACTCAACCCAAAACAGCCATTAGCATTAAAATACAGTGCTGAGATGAAAATTAACCTCAATGAAAACACTCATCCCAAATCCATTGCTAAAGCAGTTGGTATCGCCGCCATGTTGAGTAAGTTTGTTAGCGCAATAGAACTTAACGCTAGTCAAGTGTTGAAATCTCGGTAA
- a CDS encoding transglycosylase domain-containing protein: MSSRTFEEKQPQRRTSPGFEFFKGVGQVAGGTLLSITMLASSIVAGGLVGLAISFRNLPDVRQLRNFFPSETTYIYDIKGKLLASVHGEANREVVPLDKISPNLKRAVLASEDGHFYYHHGINPTGVGRAVIVNAVAGGVKEGGSTVTMQLVKNLFLSRKRAFTRKLAEGVLAIRLEQILTKDQILEMYLNQVYWGHNNYGVQTAARSYFNKSSEFLTLGESAMMAGLIQAPEEFSPFVSMKLAKQKQKEVLGRMLELGWITQQEHDDALKQEIKLGKIRSFQGSALPYVSNTVAQELAKKFGRDALLKGGMRVQTTVDADFQIMAEDTVKKWHKTLLGQGLSKNQIALVAIDPRTHFVKALVGGVDSKASEFNRATQAQRQPGSSFKPFVYYTAFASGRFAPDSTVVDAPVSYRDGDGWYYPRNYDGSFKGAMSIRTALAQSRNIPVIKLGKSVGMNKVIETCRTLGIMSPMEPVSSLPLGAIGMTPMEMASAYATFANYGWQSPSTIIARVTDSSGNVLLDNTPKPQQVLDPWASAAIINTMESVITEGTGKNAAIGRPAAGKTGTTSSEKDIWFVGTVPQLTTAVWVGRDDNRQLASGATGGVMVAPIWRDFMTKALKGVPVEKFKPPSQFTRPKSN, encoded by the coding sequence TAGGCTTGGCTATCAGTTTCCGTAATTTACCAGATGTCAGACAATTACGTAACTTTTTCCCGTCAGAAACAACTTACATCTATGACATCAAAGGCAAACTGTTGGCGAGTGTCCACGGTGAAGCCAACCGCGAAGTTGTTCCTTTAGATAAAATCTCCCCTAATCTGAAACGGGCTGTACTAGCCAGCGAAGATGGTCATTTCTACTATCACCACGGCATTAATCCAACTGGCGTTGGACGTGCGGTAATTGTCAACGCCGTAGCTGGTGGTGTCAAAGAAGGTGGCTCTACTGTCACCATGCAGTTGGTAAAAAACTTGTTCTTGTCTCGGAAACGGGCTTTTACACGGAAATTAGCCGAGGGAGTCTTAGCGATTCGCTTAGAGCAAATCCTCACCAAAGACCAAATTTTAGAAATGTACCTCAATCAAGTTTATTGGGGTCATAATAATTACGGCGTGCAGACAGCCGCCCGCAGTTATTTTAATAAATCATCTGAGTTTTTAACTTTGGGTGAGTCAGCGATGATGGCCGGGTTAATTCAAGCACCAGAAGAATTTAGCCCATTTGTCAGCATGAAACTGGCGAAACAAAAACAAAAAGAAGTATTAGGGCGGATGCTGGAACTCGGCTGGATTACCCAGCAAGAACATGATGATGCGCTCAAACAAGAAATTAAACTGGGTAAAATTCGTTCCTTCCAAGGTAGTGCTTTACCCTATGTCAGTAACACCGTCGCTCAGGAATTAGCTAAAAAGTTTGGCCGGGATGCTCTATTGAAAGGTGGGATGCGGGTGCAAACTACGGTTGATGCTGACTTTCAAATCATGGCAGAAGATACGGTCAAAAAATGGCATAAAACTTTACTTGGGCAAGGTTTGAGCAAAAACCAAATTGCTTTGGTAGCCATTGACCCCCGGACGCATTTTGTTAAAGCTTTGGTCGGTGGTGTAGACTCAAAAGCTAGCGAATTTAACCGAGCAACCCAAGCCCAGCGTCAGCCAGGATCTTCTTTTAAACCATTTGTTTACTACACGGCTTTCGCTAGTGGTAGGTTTGCACCAGACTCCACAGTGGTAGATGCTCCTGTTAGTTATCGAGATGGAGATGGTTGGTATTATCCCAGAAACTACGATGGTTCATTTAAGGGCGCGATGTCGATTCGCACGGCCCTAGCACAGTCGCGTAACATCCCGGTAATTAAGCTGGGTAAATCTGTGGGGATGAATAAGGTAATTGAAACTTGCCGAACTCTAGGAATTATGAGTCCGATGGAGCCTGTAAGTTCTTTACCCTTGGGTGCTATTGGTATGACTCCAATGGAAATGGCTAGTGCTTATGCTACCTTTGCTAACTATGGTTGGCAGTCACCATCGACAATTATTGCTCGTGTCACCGACAGTAGCGGTAATGTATTGTTAGATAATACACCTAAACCCCAGCAAGTATTAGATCCTTGGGCATCAGCTGCCATTATTAATACGATGGAGTCAGTTATTACTGAAGGTACAGGTAAGAATGCTGCTATCGGCCGTCCTGCTGCTGGTAAAACGGGTACAACTTCATCAGAAAAAGATATCTGGTTTGTGGGTACAGTACCACAGTTGACCACTGCTGTCTGGGTAGGTAGAGACGACAATAGACAATTAGCCAGTGGTGCAACTGGTGGTGTGATGGTGGCCCCCATCTGGCGCGATTTTATGACGAAAGCGCTCAAAGGTGTCCCCGTAGAAAAATTCAAGCCACCTTCGCAGTTTACTCGTCCTAAGTCAAATTAG